CCGTTTTTGTTGTAAGTTCTTGTGGTTGACATGCTTATAGCATATCACAAACGGAGGGAATTGCAAGAAAACAATTTATATAAATTGTTTAAATATAAAGACTTATGCGTTTTGCATAAGGCATTGTCATACATACAAAAAGGAGGGTCATTCTCCTGATACATAGCAACAATGACTTTCCCCCGATCAAGTATTCTGGTCATATCAGGGGAAAGATTCTCATTGGCACTATCCTCGGCTTGGAGAAAAGTGGTAGGAACAGATAGAAAAATGCACACACCCATTATATACGACAGGATTTTGCTGTTTCCACTCGCACGTCTCATGTAAAGAATGTCCTTTTATAGGTGTATACTATTTCTTGTTTTTGATCGCTTTTTCAGCTTCTTTTTTATACTTATCAGCTTGATTCAACGCGTCGTGCTCTCTTTGAGCGGCCTGGCCTTCAGCTTTTTTTGCTTCGGTTACTTGTTTTTTAAGGTCTGCTTTTTCAGTGTTCTGCTGAAGTGTATCCGTCGCTTTTTTTGCGTCTACTGCTTCTTTCTTTAACTTATTCGCTTGTTCTTCTGCCTGCGTGGCTCTTTTATCTGATTGTGATTTCTCTTCCTTTGCAGCATCAAAGGCATCCTTTTTCTCGCCTATTGCTTGTTTCTTTACCGCTTTTTGCGCCCCAAGAGATCTCTTCTGGGCCTGCTCAGCAACGTGCTTGGCGTCGGAAGAAACACGGTCAGTTTTACGCTCATCAAGAACCTTTTCCTTCATTTCCTTTGATTTTCCCATTGTTGCTAATGAATCGCCCGCCTTATCAAGAACAGACTCCTCGGCATGCACTGAAAAAACACATACGGTAAATAGATATACCACAATGATAGTTCCCATCTTTTTCATTGTATCTCCTTTCGGGCTAACACCCTTTTATAAACATTAAACTTCTTTCTATGATTTCCACAGTCCATGAACTGTGCAATGTTCACGCGCCGTTATATTCTGGGCGCATATTTCAAACTCTGCCTCAGGCGCATCTCCCGGAGCTAATATCTTTCTATATACTGCACCCTCAGCAATAACCTCAATCCATTCAATATAATGGTTTTCTTCCATAGGATGAGGAACTGAACCAACCTTCACTTTTATCCCCTTATCTGTCTTTTCGACGATGGGAACATGTTTTTCGTTCCCCGCCTCCTGTGATTTTTCACTTAATTCCACCATTGGCTTACCGCAACATACGAGCTCACCGTCACCCGCATGAATTACTTCAACTATATTTCCGCATGCTTCACATTTGTATACCTGTAATAATGCTGTCATTTCATTCCTCCTTGTTTTATATCCATAAAATAAAGTATCAATAGTGTACTCTCTTATTAGATTTTTTTAAAGGGAATAATTCAAGCATTTTCACCGACGCGGGGGGATTGGATGGCCTGTGCGTAAAATTTTTCTCCGATGCGGGATACATTAGAATAGAAAAATACGGGTTAATCTTCATAGCGCTTTTCAAGCTTTTCATAGCGCCCGTTTACCATATCAAGCTCTTTATATAAAATGTCTCTGGCTTGTCCATCAGTATGAATTGATATTGACAAATCAGCTATACGTTGACTATCACCGTTTTTAGAGGCAATGATAATGTCTTCATGCTCCTGGAACAATTGGTGTTCAAGCAAAGAAATCTTTTTTTCTAATTCTTCTATCTTAACAACTAAAGGCCTGAGAGTCTGAGAACGTTCCTGCACAAAAGCGGCACGTTTTTGCTTGCTCTTTTTTCTCTCATGCGGATTTTCCGTTTTAGTGCTCGTATTCTTTAACATTCCCTTTTCGGTAGAACCTTCCTCATCCCATCCGATTTGACCGACAAACTCGTCATAGGTACCGGGAAAGAAAAAGAGATTCCCACTCTTAAACACAATGAGTTTTGTCGCAACGGTGCGTAAAAAATACTCGTCGTGAGAAACAATAATTGCCGCTGAACTAAATTTATTGATTGCCGTGATGAGTGCATCAATCGAAGGGATATCAAGGTGATGGGTTGGTTCATCAAGCAAAAGAAGATTAGAAGGTTTAACTAAAAGTTTTCCAAGAACAACACGGCTCCTTTCCCCTCCTGACAACATACTGACTTTCTTCTGTGCATCTTTACCGGAAAACATCATTGCCCCGCATATCTGCATAACTTCTTTTTTAATTCTCGTAGGATGAGACGCTGTTATCTCTTCTTCTACTGTTCGCTCGTTCACAAGATCAGATATTGTATCCTGTTCAAAAAATCCTTTTTCAACAGCCGGATGATTTCTTATCTCACCTTCACAAAGACCAAGTTTTTCCGCGCATAATCTCAAAAAAGTTGTTTTACCTTTGCCATTTTTACCGACAACACATATCCTGTCATTTTTCTGCACTGAAAAACTAATATTGTTTATAAGATATGGTTTCTTGTTGTCATACGAAAATGCTGCCGACTTCATTTCCATAAGGCATTTTGCATGAAATGGCGCTTCGTTAAATGAAAACGACAATGTCTCTATATGTTTAAGCTTTCCTGAATCATGCATTTTTTCAACACGCTTTAATCGTGATTGCGCCATGCCAGCCTGACGAGCTTTTGCCCGAAACTTATCAACGAATTCCATCATATGTTTACGGTTTCTCTCATCATTGAGCCTCTTTTTCTCCTGCATTTCTTCATGCTGGGCAATGTGGCTATAATAGTCCTGAGTACGCCCCGCTACCTTTTTAGCCTCGGCACGATGTATGCCAACAATATGTGTCACCACCCGATCCATAAAACTCCTGTCATGGCTAATGATCATTATTTCATGCGGCCAACCATTTAAAAATCGTTCAAGCCACCTGATAGAAACAATATCGAGATAATTGGTCGGTTCATCTAATAGAAGCAAACGGGGTTCTGATACAAGAACTTTAGCAAGATTAAGCCTCATCTTATACCCATCAGAAAACGAATCAGGAGAAGAGGTAAAATCACTTTCGGTAAAGCCAAGCCCTAAAAGTATTTTTTCCACTTTCCAAGTATCGTCAGTGTTTTCCTGAGGAAGTCCCTGACAGCCTTCTTCAAGAACAGTATCTTTCGTAAACTCGATATGTTGGGATAGGTACCCAATAGAATAATCTTTAGGAATGCTAATAGTGCCGGTATCGTGGGTTTCCTGACCGGCAAGTATGCGAAAAAGCGTTGTCTTCCCATGTCCATTTCTACCGACAATCCCTACGCGTTCATTGTCATGAACAGAAAAGGTAACATCTTTTAATAGTGTTCGACTGCTATACGTTTTAGAGATATTCTGGATAGAAATCATAAAGGAATGTCCCTTTTCTAGGATTTTATTTACTTCTCGGTTACACTCAAATCAGTTGGCGCTCTGCCTAATGAGCCAAGCAAGCCTATTGTTTCATCGATCTGCTTCTGTATCTCTTCGCCCCTATATGCACGATTCGGATAGATATCATATTGTTTTCTGAGTGATATTGGTGTTACATTAAGCATGACCGAATTTGCACCGGAAAGTAACCCTTTTTTCCTTGCCTCAACGCTTAATGTCTCAAACGCTGTTGTTACAAGAATCTTTGCTTCTTCAGGGTCAACAAGACGTGCAGCCGCAAGTACTTTGAGCATGGTTTCTTCTTCTATAGGCTTCTCATCTTTAAGCGATGTGTCAGGATGTGGAATGAATGGGCCATAACTATACATCTCGGCATGAAGTTCTTTCGTGAAATAAATATCTTCCACAATATCTTCTATGGTCTGCCCGGGAAGACCAACAAGCCCTCCTGTTATGATCAAATATCCCATTTCATATGCCCGTTTGATATGCTCTATACGCGTATCCAAACTTTTGCCCGGATGTATTTTTGTATAAAGATCAGGATTTGACGTTTCAAAACGCATAAGAAGTCCACGGGCACCTGCATTAAAGAGTTTTTGCAATCCGTCAATTCCTACTTCTCCAAAACTGATAAAAATAAGTGCCGGAGCTTTTTCTTTGATTGTTCTTATGACATATGCAAGCTCATCAATAGTATAACCCGCATCTTCACCGCTTTGGAGAACTAATGCCTTAAACCCATAATTTTCAATTGCGTTATATGCCGCGTCAACTATTTCATCCGGTGTCATCTTGTAACGCTTAAGAGACTTATTCTCTAAGGAAATACCGCAATAGGTACAATGGCACGAACAATAATTAGATATCTCAAGGATGCCATGCACACAACATGAATTCTTTAAGTATTTCTGTCTCAAAAAATTCGCTGTTTTGAAAAACAATTCATTCTCTGACGAAGATTCAGAGGCGAGTACATATAAAAGATCTTCTTTCTTTGGCGGCAACCCTTCTGCAGCTCTATCAAGTATCTGGCTTCTTTTCTTATCAATCCCTGATTTTTCCAAATCTATTCTTGATAAGCGAACATCAACTTCCTGAAGCTCAAAGAAAGTCTCTTTCCATACCGCGAGAATCTCTTCAGCATCCTGCCGGGCAAGTTTTTTTATAACATACCCACCTTGAGCATAGATATAATCACCTATCTTCAAATCGTCAAATTCGTTATGAGCTTTACGTTCTTCGCCAAAATAATCAACAATGGCCATCTTGCCGCACAGTTCTTTAACTTTTCCAGGTATTGCGTAGCACATATTTGCTCCATATATAGCGTTTAGCGGATAGTTTAAACTATTTTTATTTAAATTCACCGCTCTTCGCGCTATTGCTTAAAGTTTTAGTTTTAATTGTTTTTCTATACGCTAAGCGCTAAACGCTATACGCTATCATTCATTCGCAGTCGAATGATACGAGACGCAGTTCACGTGTTGGACTTTTCTCTATAATGAGTTCAGCACCAAGAATAATTGTCCCTTTACTATGCTCATAAAAGAAAAAACGTAATATATCCTCATTTATTTCGGTAAACTCACCCATCCTCACATATATCTTTGTCACTTTTTTAGCATCATTTTGTGAAGCAAGTTTTACCACGTCAGCAAACAAATCTTTTACCAGATGCATCTCATGCATATCTTTACTCCTTCTGTCTGTCCATTATTACTCGTACTATTTCATCTCCTGCACGTTTCACAGGATCAGTTATTGTTTCACCAAGTGCAATATTCTGAATCTGCACCCCAATAAACGTTGTTTTCGCTTTTGTTTCACTTTCAATAAGCTTTGCAATAACGTTCAGCGGTATTGAATGCGTGCTCATAGTCACATTAGGAATTGCCTCTTCAGGGATAACTCTTACTTCACCTGGCTCTCCGCCGAAATTTGCCGCATCAATAAATATAAGTGAATCCGGTCTTAGAGATACAGCCTCATCAATAATATTTTCGGGAGTATGCCCCGCATCAATAACACGAATACGTTCATTATTAGATAAAAAAGAAGCGATGTATGGGCCGACCCCATCATCGCTTCTAAAAGTATTACCTGCGGTAATATATACAGCGTTAGCTGTCTGGGGAATTAAACCCTCAATGACCTTATCGGTTAACAAACTTGACATCGAGAAAATGCGCTGAACATGAAATACACGGATCATATGCCCGCACCAACATTTCCATGTGTAATGTTATCTCTTCATCACTCTTATCAAGGATTTCCGGTACCAGCTTTTTCATGTCATGCTCTATATTATTACAGTTCTGGCCTGTCGGAATAATGCAGTTTGCATTTATTATTTTACCTTTATCATCAACCTCATACTCATGGAAAAGAATACCGCGTGGAACTTCTACCGCCCCAACTCCATTACCCGCTTTTACCGGAATTGTTCCTTTTTCATTAAGGCCGACAATCACCACTTCATCCTGATTTACTCCTTTTGCCTTGAACTCTTCAAGTATGACAATACTGTCTTCAAGAGAGTGCACACACTCAATGAGCTGCGCGGCTGTATTCAAGAAAGGGTTGGTCACTTTTTTGTTCATACCAAGCGCGTCTGCAATCGCCTTTGCCTTTGGATGTAATTTATTATAGTTCATATTTACGCGAGCAAGCGCTCCGACCATATATGAATCACGGCTTGCCTTTGCATGCTTTGCCGATGAATGCGGCACGATGAATTCGTTTGTTACTTTTTTATAATCCTTTTTGTTTAATCTGAGCCCGTCAGTAGAACCGATATCACCTTCTAGCATCGGATATCCGTCTGTATCGTTCACCAATGCGACATATTCGGTATCTCTTTCAAACTGCGGAAACTGTAACGTTTGTGCAAGCTCTATGGTTGGAACCATGTCCGCCTGAAGCTGTTTTAACATATCAAGCATTGTATCAAGATCTTTTTCTTTCGGAAGCTTAGTGAAACCACCGACAATAGCTGATATCGGATGAACGTGACGGCCAACAAGAACGTCACATACATTGTTACATACTTTTTTCATTCTCAGTGCGCGCCTTACAACATCATTATGAGTATCAATAAGCGGCACAAAACTCTTTACTCCTAACAAATCGGGTGCAACCAAGAGATAGATATGCAAGATGTGGCTATCAAGATTTTCCATGTGCAGCAAAAATTCACGTAATCTCTGTGTTTGTGCAGACGGTGTAAAACCTATCGCATCTTCAGCCGCTTGAATAGAAGCAAGCGTATGTCCGCATGCGCAAATACCGCATATACGGCTCGTGATATGCTGCGCTTCAAAAATCGATCTTCCTCTTAACATACCCTCAAAGAAACGCGGTGATTCAACAATATCAAGTCGGCATTCTTCAAGTTTACCGTCATTTACATTTACCACTATATTCCCATGTCCTTCAACACGAGTAAGGTATTCAACATTTACTTTAACATTTTTACCCATGTGTTTCTGTCTCCTCTAATTCTCTCGGCTTATTATACATATTCATCTTGTTCTCGATCCAATCCATCGGGATATTATATTTCTCAAGAATATCTTTCGCGCCATTTTCAGCAGGATTTGATACCATTCCACGGCATCCGTAACAGATATTACCGTTATTAATGCACCATGAATTACATCCTGCACGTGTTATCGGGCCTAAACAAGTTACGCCCCGTTCATACATACATACATTCTCATTTAGTTTACATTCTACGCATACCGCATTATCAGATACTTTATAGGGAATACCTGCTAAAGCTGCTTTTAGTACTTCAACAAACTCCGGCAAATAAACCGGACATCCCGGTACCGTATAATCAACAGGAACAACCTGATGCACAGCATGTGTCGGTATGGTATCAAAATATTTTGCGTCTTTTTGATATACGTACTCACGTATATCATTTAAGTCAAAATTATTCTTCATTCCGTTAATACCGCCGATTGCCGCACATGAACCGTATGCGATCACTACTTTAGCTTGTGCGCGAATCTTCTTAATACGTTCAACACCATGCGGTGTTGTTATGCTTCCTTCAACAATCGCAACATCATAATCGTCTGAACGCTCTGACATGACTTCACGGAAGTTCACAACTTCAATAAGATCAAGCACATCAAGAAGCGCCTCACCCATATTTGCCACTTGTAACTGGCATCCTTCACAACAGGTAAAATCAAAAAATGCAACTTTTACTTTATTCATTATAATGCCTCGTGTTTTCCTTTTACATCTTCATAGGTAAATACCGGTCCATCCTGACAACAATACAAATTATCGATCTGACAATGACCGCATTTGCCTACACCACACTTCATGTGCCGTTCAAGCGATACGATTATCTGCCTTTCCGGTATATTCTTTTTCAATAGTTCTGCGATAACAAATTTATACATAATCGGAGGACCGCATACAACACCAAATGTACGATCAGAATCAAGGGTAACCCCCGGAATAAGATTTGTAATAAGGCCGACATTTCCCTTCCAATCAGGATCACTTCTATCTACGGTACAGTTAAAGTTAACGTCAAGCCTCTTTTCCCACTCGGCTACTTCATCGCCAAAGAGCATATCTTCCGGAGTCTTACAGCCAAGTAGAATATTGATCTTACCGAAATCTCTTCTATTAAATATCACATAATTAATAAGTGACCTTAGGGGAACGATACCCAACCCACCAGCAACAAAAAGAAGATCATTTCCCTCAAGTATCTGCACAGGAAAACCTGTGCCGAAAGGTCCTCTGATACCGACAACATCACCGGCATTCAGCTTATGAAGCGACGCGGTCAGTGTTCCTGCTTCACGTACAACAAGCTCAAATGAACCTTTTTTTGTCGGAGATGATGAAATAGAAATTGGCGCTTCGCCAATTCCCGGAATCGATACCATGACAAACTGCCCGGGTTCATGACTGAGGTCTTTACCGTTAGGTAGTATAATCTCAAAATACTTCTCGAGCTTTGTCATCTGTTTCGCGTTTAAAATCTTTCCCGTCATTACATTATACGGGGAATCAACAAGTGTTTGCTGTTTCATTTGTTTTCCTCTGCCAATGCATTAATAGTATCTTTTAAGTTTATCTGCGCCATACAGGCCCTTGTACATCTACCACATCCGGTACAAAAATAACGACTGTAGCGTTTTACCGGATAATTGAACTTTCTCATATACCGGTGCCGCTGCCGCGCTCCACGTGGTTCACGAAAACTCTCGCCACCAGCAATCTTTGCAAAATCTTCATTCTGGCATGAATCCCAATTTCTGGTCTGCACACCGGTATTCAGATCAAGATTCGTCTCAAACCGTACATCAAAACAGTAACAGGTAGGACACACGTTTGTACAGTTACCGCATGAAACACATTTTTTTCCCAGCTCTTCCCATACCTTGCTATCGTATGCCTTCTCAAAAAGCGGAAACAGACCCTTATGGCTTGTCGTTACTTCATTTTTGAATATGCTTCGTTTCTTGCTGCGCAATTCTTCAAGCTCTTTCATATCAGATGCGTCCGCATCAGTAAAAACCGCGGTATCTTCAACCATCTTTTCACCAAGCATCGTATTGACATGAACAAGAAACCTGTCTGAAAATTCAGTAAAAAAGAGATCATATCCGCCATTTGGTAGATGATTGTCCATAACGCCGCATGTTGCGTGCTCATCACAATACTTATTACATTCTAAACCGATAATCGCGATCTTATCTTTACGTGCAACATAGTTCGCATCAACCGGTTTTGCGGTGAAAACCATGTTGAGACACTGTATGCCTGCCAAATCGCATGTATGAACACCAAATATTGTAATTTTTTCGTATTCTACGACAGGGTTGAAGCTTTGCTCTCTCTTATTGTACTCAAGCAACTTTTCTGTCTGCGGCATGAAATATTTCTTTGGCGGTAAAATTGTCGGTATATAGTCTATTGAAACCTCTTTACCGGTCTGAACATCTTCAAACGCAAAATTATCATACCCTTTTGCTACTGGAGCTACTACCTTCTGATCTTTCGCAAGCTTTGCGATAAAATCATCAAAATGAGCCTTCTTAAGAATTACATATTTTTCCATAATTTCTTTCTCTCTTTACGGGTTTCATTCGTACCATTTTTCACAATGTATTTAATAAAATACCAAAATTAGAGTGTATGTCAAATGAATTTTCAATAAAATTACATTATTTGCATTATTTCTCATATTTCAATAGAAATGGGTCCCAGAGATGCCATATGTGTATATATTTAAGCCGAGATACCTACATGTTTCTTTTGACTCAGGCACACTGAAACGCATATGTGCGTTACGATCACTAACCACAGATCCATTTTTCTTCCCATCTTCTGCACTAAAGGCTGAAGCAAATAATACCCACACTACCAGTATACTTGATACAACCGTTCTAATGTAACTCTCCTTAATAGTTTAGATGTAACAATAAGGATCTCGTTCCCTAAAAATGTTACCGCCATATCCGCTCGTTATTGCAAGGCACCCGCCGCATACATGTCTCAGAGCACATCCATCACATGCCGAAGATCCCCTGCGATATTTCCGGGCACGTTTTGAATCATAAATAAGACTCAACCTCCGTTTCAGAATATTGCCTACCGGTGAAGGGAATTTTCTGCACGCGTGCACCTCACCGTCAGGTAATACCGTAAGGAAATTAAATGCTGCTCCACACCCGTACCCCGTACAACCATCAGATACTGCATCACCATTTTTATATAGTTCAATGTTAATCAGATTATCCTTAAAACCGATTATCGGATTTTTTTCCGATGCCTTGATATAGTCTTTTAAAAATTGTTTATACTGCTGGAGAGATGGTAGCTTAAGCTGGGAACCTTCACCCACAGGTGACAGGCGATTAAAGGTAAAATAATCTGTTTTTCCTCTCAAAAATTCTGCAAGCGGCAACACCTGATCAATATTATCTTCTGTCAGAGTCAACATAATCGCTGAAGATACATTTTTTTTGCGGAGTACCCGTAAAAATCTGATCACCCGTTTAAAATTATCAATACCTCGTACAGTATCATTATGACTTTGCATGCCTTCTAAGCTTGTCTGATAATATGTCGGTCTCTGGATCTTTAATATCTTTTCGAGCTCTTTTGACGAGACAGGATTGCCCAGTACTGATACAGAAAAATCTCTTTGTTCGGCTTTCTTGTACAGATCATAAAAATGACGAGATAAAAAGGGATTGCCACCAGAAAAACAGATATGTCCATCTACGTGCTTATTCCTGCAAAAAGAACTCATATCATCAAGTATCTTTACCCCCTGCTTCAGAGTTAACGGAGATCTTTTTGTGCGATCATAACAATGTTTACAATGCAAATCGCAGAGATTGGTGACATGCCATTGCAACGTAAAGGTGTCCGCAATACACTTTTCATCTGAGATTTCTAACTCGTGACTAAATAAGCTCATATCACGAATCAATTTTGATCTGGCAGAAATTAAGAGTCCTTTCGTTACTGCGCGATAAAACATCTGATCAATAACGGCAAGCGAAACATTTCCTGTACGAGCAACAACTTCGGGATCTATTTTATCAAGTACCATTTTAAGTGCCAGCAACTCATCTTGCGATGCAGCTTT
The Candidatus Ancaeobacter aquaticus genome window above contains:
- a CDS encoding radical SAM protein, with the protein product MCYAIPGKVKELCGKMAIVDYFGEERKAHNEFDDLKIGDYIYAQGGYVIKKLARQDAEEILAVWKETFFELQEVDVRLSRIDLEKSGIDKKRSQILDRAAEGLPPKKEDLLYVLASESSSENELFFKTANFLRQKYLKNSCCVHGILEISNYCSCHCTYCGISLENKSLKRYKMTPDEIVDAAYNAIENYGFKALVLQSGEDAGYTIDELAYVIRTIKEKAPALIFISFGEVGIDGLQKLFNAGARGLLMRFETSNPDLYTKIHPGKSLDTRIEHIKRAYEMGYLIITGGLVGLPGQTIEDIVEDIYFTKELHAEMYSYGPFIPHPDTSLKDEKPIEEETMLKVLAAARLVDPEEAKILVTTAFETLSVEARKKGLLSGANSVMLNVTPISLRKQYDIYPNRAYRGEEIQKQIDETIGLLGSLGRAPTDLSVTEK
- a CDS encoding desulfoferrodoxin, which translates into the protein MTALLQVYKCEACGNIVEVIHAGDGELVCCGKPMVELSEKSQEAGNEKHVPIVEKTDKGIKVKVGSVPHPMEENHYIEWIEVIAEGAVYRKILAPGDAPEAEFEICAQNITAREHCTVHGLWKS
- the sbtM gene encoding thio(seleno)oxazole modification radical SAM maturase SbtM, producing the protein MKKSNAHIYGFTKRYIGPHVWNEVTCNNNNKSPAQFLKKLLQYVKKNHLPEHLSDLARFEYCISVVKADTKRIHLDAHGYEINPTLEIVHSAWKLLSFVKKRPHKNIQPRKGDEWILVWKTSDGRLHTKAASQDELLALKMVLDKIDPEVVARTGNVSLAVIDQMFYRAVTKGLLISARSKLIRDMSLFSHELEISDEKCIADTFTLQWHVTNLCDLHCKHCYDRTKRSPLTLKQGVKILDDMSSFCRNKHVDGHICFSGGNPFLSRHFYDLYKKAEQRDFSVSVLGNPVSSKELEKILKIQRPTYYQTSLEGMQSHNDTVRGIDNFKRVIRFLRVLRKKNVSSAIMLTLTEDNIDQVLPLAEFLRGKTDYFTFNRLSPVGEGSQLKLPSLQQYKQFLKDYIKASEKNPIIGFKDNLINIELYKNGDAVSDGCTGYGCGAAFNFLTVLPDGEVHACRKFPSPVGNILKRRLSLIYDSKRARKYRRGSSACDGCALRHVCGGCLAITSGYGGNIFRERDPYCYI
- a CDS encoding 4Fe-4S dicluster domain-containing protein; the encoded protein is MEKYVILKKAHFDDFIAKLAKDQKVVAPVAKGYDNFAFEDVQTGKEVSIDYIPTILPPKKYFMPQTEKLLEYNKREQSFNPVVEYEKITIFGVHTCDLAGIQCLNMVFTAKPVDANYVARKDKIAIIGLECNKYCDEHATCGVMDNHLPNGGYDLFFTEFSDRFLVHVNTMLGEKMVEDTAVFTDADASDMKELEELRSKKRSIFKNEVTTSHKGLFPLFEKAYDSKVWEELGKKCVSCGNCTNVCPTCYCFDVRFETNLDLNTGVQTRNWDSCQNEDFAKIAGGESFREPRGARQRHRYMRKFNYPVKRYSRYFCTGCGRCTRACMAQINLKDTINALAEENK
- a CDS encoding Ni/Fe hydrogenase subunit alpha, with product MGKNVKVNVEYLTRVEGHGNIVVNVNDGKLEECRLDIVESPRFFEGMLRGRSIFEAQHITSRICGICACGHTLASIQAAEDAIGFTPSAQTQRLREFLLHMENLDSHILHIYLLVAPDLLGVKSFVPLIDTHNDVVRRALRMKKVCNNVCDVLVGRHVHPISAIVGGFTKLPKEKDLDTMLDMLKQLQADMVPTIELAQTLQFPQFERDTEYVALVNDTDGYPMLEGDIGSTDGLRLNKKDYKKVTNEFIVPHSSAKHAKASRDSYMVGALARVNMNYNKLHPKAKAIADALGMNKKVTNPFLNTAAQLIECVHSLEDSIVILEEFKAKGVNQDEVVIVGLNEKGTIPVKAGNGVGAVEVPRGILFHEYEVDDKGKIINANCIIPTGQNCNNIEHDMKKLVPEILDKSDEEITLHMEMLVRAYDPCISCSAHFLDVKFVNR
- a CDS encoding hydrogenase 3 maturation endopeptidase HyCI translates to MSSLLTDKVIEGLIPQTANAVYITAGNTFRSDDGVGPYIASFLSNNERIRVIDAGHTPENIIDEAVSLRPDSLIFIDAANFGGEPGEVRVIPEEAIPNVTMSTHSIPLNVIAKLIESETKAKTTFIGVQIQNIALGETITDPVKRAGDEIVRVIMDRQKE
- a CDS encoding hydrogenase/urease maturation nickel metallochaperone HypA; the protein is MHEMHLVKDLFADVVKLASQNDAKKVTKIYVRMGEFTEINEDILRFFFYEHSKGTIILGAELIIEKSPTRELRLVSFDCE
- a CDS encoding ABC-F family ATP-binding cassette domain-containing protein codes for the protein MISIQNISKTYSSRTLLKDVTFSVHDNERVGIVGRNGHGKTTLFRILAGQETHDTGTISIPKDYSIGYLSQHIEFTKDTVLEEGCQGLPQENTDDTWKVEKILLGLGFTESDFTSSPDSFSDGYKMRLNLAKVLVSEPRLLLLDEPTNYLDIVSIRWLERFLNGWPHEIMIISHDRSFMDRVVTHIVGIHRAEAKKVAGRTQDYYSHIAQHEEMQEKKRLNDERNRKHMMEFVDKFRAKARQAGMAQSRLKRVEKMHDSGKLKHIETLSFSFNEAPFHAKCLMEMKSAAFSYDNKKPYLINNISFSVQKNDRICVVGKNGKGKTTFLRLCAEKLGLCEGEIRNHPAVEKGFFEQDTISDLVNERTVEEEITASHPTRIKKEVMQICGAMMFSGKDAQKKVSMLSGGERSRVVLGKLLVKPSNLLLLDEPTHHLDIPSIDALITAINKFSSAAIIVSHDEYFLRTVATKLIVFKSGNLFFFPGTYDEFVGQIGWDEEGSTEKGMLKNTSTKTENPHERKKSKQKRAAFVQERSQTLRPLVVKIEELEKKISLLEHQLFQEHEDIIIASKNGDSQRIADLSISIHTDGQARDILYKELDMVNGRYEKLEKRYED
- a CDS encoding FAD/NAD(P)-binding protein, which translates into the protein MKQQTLVDSPYNVMTGKILNAKQMTKLEKYFEIILPNGKDLSHEPGQFVMVSIPGIGEAPISISSSPTKKGSFELVVREAGTLTASLHKLNAGDVVGIRGPFGTGFPVQILEGNDLLFVAGGLGIVPLRSLINYVIFNRRDFGKINILLGCKTPEDMLFGDEVAEWEKRLDVNFNCTVDRSDPDWKGNVGLITNLIPGVTLDSDRTFGVVCGPPIMYKFVIAELLKKNIPERQIIVSLERHMKCGVGKCGHCQIDNLYCCQDGPVFTYEDVKGKHEAL